A stretch of the Enterobacter mori genome encodes the following:
- the edd gene encoding phosphogluconate dehydratase — MNPTLLRVTQRIIERSKETRSAYLARIEQAKSETVHRSQLACGNLAHGFAACQPGDKDSLKSMLRNNIAIITSYNDMLSAHQPYEVYPDIIRNALHSVNAVGQVAGGVPAMCDGVTQGQDGMELSLLSREVIAMSAAVGLSHNMFDGALYLGVCDKIVPGLVMAALSFGHLPAIFVPSGPMASGLPNKEKVRIRQLYAEGKADRQALLEAEAASYHAPGTCTFYGTANTNQMVVEFMGMQLPGSSFIQPDAPLRKALTEAAARQVTRLTGNGNDWMPMGKMVDEKVIVNGIVALLATGGSTNHTMHLVAMARAAGILINWDDFSDISSVVPLLARLYPNGPADINHFQAAGGVPVLMRELLKGGLLHEDVNTVAGFGLQRYTLEPWLNNGELDWREGASDSLDPQVIATFEQPFSRHGGTKVLSGNLGRAVMKTSAVPEENQIIEAPAVVFESQHDVLPAFDAGLLDKDCVVVVRHQGPKANGMPELHKLMPPLGVLLDRRFKIALVTDGRLSGASGKVPSAIHVTPEAYDGGLLAKVRDGDMIRVNGQTGELTLLVDDAELAARQPHIPDLSASRVGTGREMFGALREKLSGAEQGATCITF, encoded by the coding sequence ATGAATCCGACATTGTTACGCGTAACACAACGCATCATTGAACGCTCGAAAGAGACCCGTTCCGCCTACCTCGCCCGTATTGAACAAGCAAAGAGTGAGACCGTCCACCGTTCGCAGTTGGCCTGCGGTAACCTCGCGCACGGTTTCGCCGCCTGCCAGCCGGGTGATAAAGATTCGCTGAAAAGTATGCTGCGTAACAATATCGCCATCATCACCTCCTACAACGATATGCTCTCTGCGCACCAGCCTTATGAGGTTTATCCCGATATCATCCGTAATGCGCTGCACAGCGTAAATGCCGTGGGCCAGGTGGCAGGCGGTGTGCCCGCTATGTGCGACGGTGTGACGCAGGGACAGGACGGAATGGAACTGTCGTTGTTGAGCCGCGAAGTGATTGCGATGTCTGCGGCGGTGGGCCTGTCTCACAATATGTTCGATGGCGCGCTCTATCTGGGCGTATGCGACAAAATCGTCCCTGGTCTGGTGATGGCGGCGCTGTCCTTTGGTCATCTGCCCGCGATTTTCGTGCCGTCCGGCCCGATGGCGAGCGGTCTGCCAAATAAAGAAAAAGTGCGTATCCGCCAGCTGTATGCGGAAGGCAAAGCCGATCGTCAGGCGCTGCTGGAAGCGGAAGCCGCCTCCTACCATGCGCCTGGCACTTGTACCTTCTACGGTACGGCCAACACCAACCAGATGGTGGTGGAGTTTATGGGGATGCAGCTTCCTGGCTCGTCCTTTATCCAGCCGGATGCGCCGCTGCGTAAGGCGCTGACCGAAGCCGCGGCGCGTCAGGTGACGCGTCTGACCGGGAACGGCAACGACTGGATGCCGATGGGCAAAATGGTTGATGAGAAAGTCATCGTCAACGGGATTGTTGCGCTGCTGGCAACCGGTGGTTCAACCAACCACACCATGCACCTGGTCGCGATGGCGCGTGCGGCGGGCATCCTGATCAACTGGGATGACTTCTCCGACATCTCCTCCGTGGTGCCGCTGTTGGCGCGCCTGTACCCGAACGGTCCGGCAGACATCAACCACTTCCAGGCGGCGGGCGGCGTTCCTGTCCTGATGCGCGAGCTGCTGAAAGGCGGTCTGCTGCATGAAGACGTGAACACGGTGGCGGGCTTTGGCCTGCAGCGTTATACCCTCGAACCCTGGCTGAACAACGGCGAGCTGGACTGGCGCGAAGGGGCGAGCGACTCGCTTGATCCTCAGGTTATCGCGACCTTTGAACAGCCGTTCTCGCGTCACGGTGGCACCAAAGTGCTGAGCGGTAACCTCGGTCGTGCAGTCATGAAGACCTCCGCCGTCCCGGAAGAAAACCAGATTATCGAAGCGCCAGCGGTGGTGTTTGAAAGCCAGCACGACGTGCTGCCTGCTTTTGACGCGGGCCTGCTTGATAAAGACTGCGTGGTGGTGGTGCGTCATCAGGGGCCAAAAGCCAACGGGATGCCAGAATTACATAAACTTATGCCACCACTTGGTGTATTATTGGACCGCCGTTTCAAAATTGCACTGGTGACCGATGGACGCCTCTCTGGCGCATCGGGTAAAGTGCCTTCTGCCATCCACGTGACCCCGGAAGCCTATGACGGTGGTTTGCTGGCGAAAGTGCGTGACGGTGACATGATCCGCGTGAACGGTCAGACAGGTGAGTTAACCCTGCTGGTCGATGATGCAGAGCTGGCAGCACGTCAGCCTCATATTCCTGACCTGAGCGCATCGCGCGTGGGTACCGGACGCGAAATGTTTGGCGCGCTGCGCGAGAAGCTGTCCGGTGCAGAGCAGGGCGCAACCTGTATTACGTTTTAA
- the zwf gene encoding glucose-6-phosphate dehydrogenase, producing the protein MAVTQTAQACDLVIFGAKGDLARRKLLPSLYQLEKAGQIHPDTRILGVGRADWDKDAYTKVVREALETFMKEKIDESLWDTLSGRLDFCNLDVNDVSAFTRLGEMLDQKNRVTINYFAMPPSTFGAICKGLGEAKLNAKPARVVMEKPLGTSLATSREINDQVGEFFEECQVYRIDHYLGKETVLNLLALRFANSLFVNNWDNRTIDHVEITVAEEVGIEGRWGYFDQAGQMRDMIQNHLLQILCMIAMSPPSDLTADSIRDAKVKVLKSLRRIDRSNVREKTVRGQYTAGFAQGKKVPGYLEEEGANKSSNTETFVAIRVDIDDWRWAGVPFYLRTGKRLPAKCSEVVVYFKNPELNLFKESWQELPQNKLTIRLQPDEGVDIQILNKVPGLDHKHNLQTTKLDLSYSETFNQTHLADAYERLLLETMRGIQALFVRRDEVEEAWKWVDSITEAWAADQDAPKPYQAGTWGPVASVAMITRDGRSWNEFE; encoded by the coding sequence ATGGCGGTAACGCAAACAGCCCAGGCATGTGACCTGGTCATTTTCGGCGCGAAAGGCGATTTAGCACGCCGAAAATTGCTGCCTTCCCTGTATCAACTGGAGAAAGCGGGCCAAATTCATCCGGATACCCGTATCCTGGGTGTTGGGCGCGCCGACTGGGACAAGGACGCTTATACAAAAGTGGTGCGCGAAGCGCTCGAAACGTTCATGAAAGAGAAAATTGATGAAAGTTTGTGGGACACGCTGAGCGGACGCCTTGATTTCTGCAATCTGGACGTGAACGACGTAAGTGCCTTTACTCGTCTGGGCGAGATGCTGGATCAAAAAAATCGCGTCACCATTAACTATTTTGCGATGCCGCCAAGCACCTTCGGCGCGATCTGCAAAGGTCTGGGCGAAGCGAAGCTGAACGCCAAACCGGCACGCGTCGTGATGGAAAAACCGCTGGGTACGTCACTGGCAACGTCACGTGAAATCAACGACCAGGTGGGCGAGTTCTTTGAAGAGTGTCAGGTCTACCGTATTGACCACTACCTCGGTAAAGAGACGGTACTGAACCTGCTGGCGCTGCGCTTTGCGAACTCCCTGTTTGTGAACAACTGGGACAACCGTACCATCGACCACGTGGAAATCACCGTGGCGGAAGAGGTGGGCATTGAAGGTCGCTGGGGTTACTTTGACCAGGCCGGTCAAATGCGCGACATGATCCAGAACCACCTGCTGCAAATTCTGTGCATGATTGCCATGTCTCCACCGTCTGACCTGACGGCGGACAGCATTCGTGACGCCAAAGTGAAAGTGCTGAAATCGCTGCGCCGCATCGACCGTTCCAACGTGCGTGAGAAGACCGTCCGCGGTCAGTACACCGCCGGGTTTGCTCAGGGTAAAAAAGTGCCTGGCTATCTGGAAGAAGAGGGCGCAAACAAGTCCAGCAACACCGAGACCTTCGTGGCGATCCGCGTAGATATCGACGACTGGCGCTGGGCGGGAGTTCCGTTCTACCTGCGTACCGGGAAACGTCTGCCTGCTAAATGTTCCGAAGTGGTGGTTTACTTCAAAAACCCAGAGCTGAACCTGTTCAAAGAGTCCTGGCAGGAGCTGCCGCAGAACAAACTGACCATTCGTCTGCAGCCGGACGAGGGCGTGGATATCCAGATCCTGAACAAAGTACCAGGTTTGGATCACAAACATAACCTGCAGACCACCAAGCTGGATCTGAGCTACTCCGAAACCTTCAACCAGACGCACCTGGCAGATGCTTACGAGCGTCTGCTGCTGGAGACGATGCGCGGTATCCAGGCGCTGTTCGTGCGTCGCGACGAAGTGGAAGAGGCGTGGAAATGGGTCGACTCCATCACCGAAGCCTGGGCTGCCGATCAGGATGCGCCAAAACCGTATCAGGCAGGGACCTGGGGACCGGTCGCATCGGTTGCGATGATCACCCGTGACGGTCGCTCCTGGAACGAGTTTGAGTGA
- a CDS encoding MurR/RpiR family transcriptional regulator, whose protein sequence is MNMLEKIQFQLEHLSKSERKVAEVILASPAQAIHSSIAALAQESGVSEPTVNRFCRSLETRGFPDFKLHLAQSLANGTPYVNRNVDEDDSVDAYTAKIFESAMATLDHVRQSLDMGAVNRAVDLLTQAKRIAFFGLGSSAAVAHDAMNKFFRFNVPVIYTDDIVLQRMSCMNCSEDDVVVLISHTGRTKSQVELAQLARENDAMVIALTTAGTPLAREATLAITLDVPEDTDMYMPMVSRLAQLTVIDVLATGFTLRRGAKFRDNLKRVKEALKESRFDKELLIKSDIP, encoded by the coding sequence ATGAACATGCTGGAAAAAATCCAGTTTCAACTGGAACACCTTAGCAAATCCGAGCGAAAAGTGGCCGAAGTTATTCTTGCCTCTCCCGCTCAGGCGATTCATTCAAGCATCGCCGCTCTGGCGCAGGAATCGGGCGTCAGCGAACCGACGGTTAATCGATTCTGCCGCAGCCTGGAAACGCGCGGCTTTCCTGATTTTAAACTGCATCTGGCACAAAGTCTGGCAAACGGCACCCCGTATGTTAATCGCAATGTGGATGAAGACGACAGCGTTGATGCATACACAGCGAAAATATTTGAATCCGCCATGGCAACACTGGACCACGTACGCCAGTCGCTGGACATGGGCGCGGTCAATCGTGCGGTCGATTTACTGACACAGGCCAAACGCATTGCATTCTTCGGTCTTGGCTCGTCGGCTGCCGTGGCGCATGATGCCATGAACAAGTTCTTCCGCTTTAACGTGCCGGTGATTTATACCGATGACATTGTGCTGCAACGCATGAGCTGTATGAATTGTAGCGAAGATGATGTCGTGGTACTGATCTCGCACACCGGGCGCACCAAGAGCCAGGTTGAGCTGGCGCAGCTGGCACGTGAGAACGATGCCATGGTGATTGCCCTGACGACAGCAGGTACGCCGCTGGCGCGGGAAGCGACGCTCGCCATCACTCTGGACGTGCCGGAAGACACCGACATGTATATGCCTATGGTGTCACGTCTGGCGCAGCTAACGGTGATTGACGTGCTGGCGACCGGTTTTACCTTGCGCAGGGGTGCAAAATTCAGAGATAACTTGAAGCGTGTCAAGGAAGCGCTCAAGGAATCGCGTTTTGATAAGGAATTGCTTATAAAGAGCGATATTCCCTAA
- the pyk gene encoding pyruvate kinase yields MSRRLRRTKIVTTLGPATDRDNNLEKIIAAGANVVRMNFSHGTPEDHKLRADKVREIAAKLGRHVAILGDLQGPKIRVSTFKEGKVFLNIGDKFLLDANLSKGEGDKEKVGIDYKGLPADVVPGDILLLDDGRVQLKVLEVQGMKVFTEVTVGGPLSNNKGINKLGGGLSAEALTDKDKADIVTAAQIGVDYLAVSFPRCGEDLNYARRLARDAGCDAKIVAKVERAEAVCDQDAMDDVILASDVVMVARGDLGVEIGDPELVGIQKALIRRARQLNRAVITATQMMESMITNPMPTRAEVMDVANAVLDGTDAVMLSAETAAGQYPAETVAAMARVCLGAEKIPSINVSKHRLDIQFDNVEEAIAMSAMYAANHLKGVTAIITMTESGRTALMTSRISSGLPIFAMSRHERTLNLTALYRGVTPVHFDSTNDGVAAAHDAVNLLRDKGYLVSGDIVIVTQGDVMSTIGSTNTTRVLTVE; encoded by the coding sequence ATGTCCAGAAGGCTTCGCAGAACCAAGATCGTAACTACATTAGGCCCGGCTACCGATCGCGATAATAATCTCGAAAAGATTATCGCCGCGGGTGCCAACGTGGTGCGTATGAACTTCTCTCACGGTACGCCAGAAGACCATAAATTACGTGCCGATAAAGTGCGTGAAATCGCAGCTAAACTGGGTCGCCATGTTGCCATTCTCGGTGACCTCCAGGGTCCCAAAATCCGCGTATCGACCTTTAAAGAAGGCAAAGTCTTCCTCAATATCGGCGATAAATTCCTGCTGGATGCCAATCTGAGCAAGGGCGAAGGCGACAAAGAGAAAGTGGGTATCGACTATAAAGGTCTGCCTGCTGACGTTGTGCCTGGCGACATCCTGCTGCTCGATGACGGACGCGTACAGCTGAAAGTCCTCGAAGTACAGGGCATGAAAGTATTCACCGAAGTAACCGTCGGTGGCCCGCTCTCGAACAATAAAGGCATCAACAAACTCGGCGGCGGCCTCTCAGCAGAAGCGCTGACCGACAAAGACAAAGCGGATATCGTGACTGCGGCGCAAATTGGCGTTGATTACCTTGCCGTCTCCTTCCCGCGCTGCGGCGAAGACCTGAACTATGCCCGTCGTCTGGCGCGTGATGCAGGCTGCGATGCGAAGATCGTTGCCAAAGTGGAGCGTGCTGAAGCCGTGTGCGATCAGGACGCGATGGACGACGTGATTCTGGCCTCTGACGTGGTAATGGTTGCCCGTGGTGACCTCGGCGTGGAAATTGGTGACCCGGAACTGGTTGGGATTCAGAAAGCGCTGATCCGTCGCGCGCGTCAGCTGAACCGCGCGGTGATCACCGCGACCCAGATGATGGAGTCCATGATCACTAACCCAATGCCAACCCGTGCGGAAGTGATGGACGTGGCTAACGCCGTGCTGGACGGTACCGATGCGGTCATGCTGTCTGCGGAAACCGCTGCGGGCCAGTATCCGGCAGAAACCGTGGCCGCCATGGCGCGCGTGTGTCTGGGTGCTGAGAAGATCCCAAGCATTAACGTCTCTAAACACCGTCTGGACATTCAGTTCGACAACGTGGAAGAAGCGATTGCGATGTCTGCGATGTACGCAGCCAACCACCTGAAAGGCGTGACTGCTATCATCACCATGACCGAATCTGGCCGCACCGCGCTGATGACCTCACGTATCAGCTCCGGCCTGCCGATCTTCGCCATGTCCCGTCACGAACGTACGCTGAACCTGACGGCGCTGTACCGCGGCGTTACCCCGGTTCACTTCGACAGCACCAATGATGGCGTCGCTGCCGCGCACGATGCAGTGAACCTGCTGCGCGACAAAGGTTACCTGGTGTCCGGTGATATCGTCATCGTGACGCAGGGTGATGTGATGAGCACCATCGGCTCAACCAACACCACCCGCGTATTAACCGTCGAATAA
- the lpxM gene encoding lauroyl-Kdo(2)-lipid IV(A) myristoyltransferase (LpxM is lauroyl-Kdo(2)-lipid IV(A) myristoyltransferase, an enzyme characterized in Escherichia coli and involved in biosynthesis of the form of lipid A found in that species and some closely related species.), whose amino-acid sequence METKKNNIEYIPEFEKSFRHPRNWGAWLGVYAFAGIALLPASVRDPVLGKIGRLAGRLGKSARRRAQINLYYCFPEKSEAEREAIIDEMYTTAPQAMAMMAELALKGPEKIVDRVDWKGLEIIEEMRRNDEKVIFLVPHGWGVDIPAMLMASQGQKMAAMFHNQGNKIYDFVWNTVRRRFGGRLHARNDGIKPFIQSVRQGYWGYYLPDQDHGPEHSEFVDFFATYKATLPAIGRLMKVCRARVIPLFPVYDGKTHRLSIEVRPPMDDLLTADDRTIARRMNEEVEILVGPHAEQYTWILKLLKTRKPGETEPYKRKELFPKK is encoded by the coding sequence ATGGAAACCAAAAAAAACAATATTGAATACATTCCTGAGTTTGAAAAATCTTTTCGCCATCCGCGCAACTGGGGCGCCTGGCTTGGGGTTTATGCCTTTGCTGGCATAGCGTTGCTGCCTGCTTCCGTGCGCGATCCCGTTCTGGGTAAAATTGGCCGTCTGGCCGGGCGTTTAGGCAAGAGCGCCCGCCGTCGCGCGCAGATCAACCTTTACTACTGTTTTCCTGAAAAAAGCGAGGCCGAGCGCGAAGCCATCATTGATGAGATGTACACTACCGCGCCGCAGGCAATGGCGATGATGGCCGAACTGGCGCTGAAAGGGCCTGAGAAGATCGTCGACCGCGTCGACTGGAAAGGGCTGGAAATCATCGAAGAAATGCGTCGCAACGACGAAAAAGTTATTTTCCTCGTGCCTCACGGTTGGGGCGTTGATATTCCGGCGATGCTGATGGCTTCTCAGGGCCAGAAAATGGCGGCGATGTTCCATAACCAGGGCAACAAGATCTATGATTTTGTCTGGAACACGGTGCGTCGTCGTTTTGGCGGACGTTTGCATGCGCGAAACGATGGCATCAAGCCGTTTATTCAGTCGGTACGTCAGGGGTACTGGGGCTATTATCTGCCGGATCAGGACCACGGCCCGGAGCACAGCGAGTTTGTCGATTTCTTTGCAACGTACAAAGCCACGCTGCCTGCGATTGGTCGCCTGATGAAGGTTTGCCGTGCTCGCGTGATCCCGCTGTTCCCGGTCTATGACGGCAAAACGCATCGTCTGAGCATTGAGGTGCGTCCGCCGATGGATGACCTGCTGACCGCAGACGATCGCACTATCGCGCGGCGTATGAATGAAGAGGTGGAAATCCTGGTGGGGCCGCATGCCGAACAGTACACATGGATACTTAAGCTGCTGAAAACGCGTAAACCGGGTGAAACAGAGCCGTACAAGCGTAAAGAGCTTTTCCCGAAGAAATAA
- the mepM gene encoding murein DD-endopeptidase MepM: MQQIARSVALAFNNLPRPHRVMLGSLTVLTLAVAVWRPYVYHPSSAPIIKTIELEKSEIRSLLPEASEPIDQAAQEDEAIPQDELDDKISNEAGIHEYVVSTGDTLSSVLNQYGIDMGNISQLAASDKDLRNLKIGQQLSWTLTADGDLQRLTWEMSRRETRTYDRTANGFKMTSELQQGDWVNSVMNGTVGASFVSSARDAGLTSAEISSVIKAMQWQMDFRKLKKGDEFSVLMSREMLDGKREQSQLVGVRLRSDGKDYYAIRAEDGKFYDRSGTGLAKGFLRFPTAKQFRVSSNFNPRRLNPVTGRVAPHRGVDFAMPQGTPVLSVGDGEVVMAKRSGAAGYYVAIRHGRTYTTRYMHLRKLLVKPGQKVKRGDRIALSGNTGRSTGPHLHYEVWINQQAVNPLTAKLPRTEGLTGKDRTDYLAQVKEVLPQLRFD; the protein is encoded by the coding sequence GTGCAACAGATAGCCCGCTCTGTCGCCCTGGCATTTAACAATCTGCCTCGACCCCATCGCGTTATGCTGGGGTCGCTTACAGTTCTCACCTTAGCGGTCGCCGTCTGGCGGCCCTATGTTTACCACCCGAGTTCTGCCCCTATCATTAAAACCATCGAGCTTGAGAAAAGTGAGATCCGTTCGCTGTTGCCTGAGGCCAGTGAACCTATCGACCAGGCTGCTCAGGAAGATGAAGCTATCCCGCAGGATGAACTGGACGATAAAATCTCCAATGAAGCAGGTATCCATGAATATGTCGTGTCAACCGGTGATACGCTGAGCAGCGTGCTCAACCAGTACGGTATCGACATGGGGAATATCAGCCAGCTCGCGGCCTCGGACAAAGATCTCCGTAATCTGAAAATTGGTCAACAGCTCTCCTGGACCTTAACCGCAGATGGCGATTTACAACGTCTGACCTGGGAGATGTCCCGCCGCGAAACCCGCACTTACGATCGCACTGCAAACGGTTTCAAAATGACCAGCGAACTGCAGCAGGGCGACTGGGTTAACAGCGTGATGAACGGCACCGTCGGGGCGAGCTTTGTTTCCAGCGCGCGCGATGCCGGGCTGACCAGCGCTGAAATCAGCTCGGTGATCAAAGCCATGCAGTGGCAGATGGATTTCCGCAAACTGAAAAAAGGCGACGAATTCTCCGTGCTGATGTCCCGTGAAATGCTGGACGGCAAGCGTGAGCAGAGCCAGCTGGTGGGCGTTCGTTTACGCTCTGATGGCAAAGATTATTACGCGATCCGTGCCGAAGACGGTAAGTTCTACGACCGCAGCGGTACGGGGCTTGCGAAGGGCTTCCTGCGCTTCCCAACGGCTAAGCAGTTCCGTGTCTCATCAAACTTCAACCCGCGCCGTCTTAACCCTGTCACCGGACGCGTTGCGCCGCACCGTGGTGTAGACTTCGCGATGCCTCAAGGTACACCAGTGCTGTCGGTTGGCGATGGCGAAGTGGTCATGGCAAAACGCAGCGGTGCGGCAGGGTATTACGTGGCTATCCGTCACGGTCGTACTTACACCACGCGCTATATGCACCTGCGTAAGCTGCTGGTTAAGCCTGGCCAGAAAGTGAAGCGTGGCGACCGCATTGCGCTTTCGGGTAACACCGGTCGTTCAACCGGCCCGCATCTCCATTATGAAGTGTGGATCAACCAGCAGGCCGTGAATCCGCTGACGGCGAAATTGCCGCGTACCGAAGGTCTGACGGGTAAAGATCGTACCGATTACCTGGCACAGGTCAAAGAGGTGTTGCCACAGCTGCGCTTTGATTAA
- the znuA gene encoding zinc ABC transporter substrate-binding protein ZnuA yields MLHKNTLLFAALSAALWGTTAQDVNAAVVASLKPLGFIAAAIADGVTETEVLLPDGASEHDYSLRPSDVKRLQNADLVVWIGPEMEAFMQKSAKQVPANKQVTIAELSGVKPLLMKGSEDEGDEHDHDHAHDEKGDEHHHHGEYNMHLWLSPEIARLSAVAIHDKLVELMPQSRVQLDANLKAFEAQLAATDKQVATELAPLKGKGYFVFHDAYGYYEKHYGLTPLGHFTVNPEIQPGAQRLHEIRTQLVEQKATCVFAEPQFRPAVVEAVARGTSVRMGTLDPLGTNIQLSKASYSQFLSQLANQYASCLKGD; encoded by the coding sequence ATGTTACATAAAAATACGCTTCTTTTCGCAGCATTATCCGCTGCGCTTTGGGGGACAACAGCACAAGATGTTAACGCCGCCGTTGTCGCTTCGCTAAAACCGCTTGGATTCATTGCCGCCGCCATTGCAGATGGGGTGACTGAGACCGAGGTTCTGCTCCCGGATGGTGCATCCGAGCACGATTATTCATTGCGCCCGTCTGATGTAAAACGCTTACAAAACGCGGACTTAGTTGTTTGGATTGGTCCGGAAATGGAAGCGTTTATGCAGAAGTCGGCTAAACAGGTTCCTGCTAACAAACAGGTCACCATTGCCGAACTGTCAGGCGTTAAACCGTTGCTGATGAAAGGCTCTGAGGACGAGGGTGACGAACACGACCACGATCATGCTCACGACGAAAAAGGTGACGAGCATCACCATCACGGCGAGTACAACATGCATCTCTGGCTCTCCCCAGAGATAGCGCGGCTCTCGGCGGTTGCAATCCATGACAAATTAGTGGAACTTATGCCGCAAAGTCGAGTCCAACTCGACGCCAACCTGAAAGCGTTTGAGGCTCAATTAGCTGCAACCGACAAGCAGGTGGCTACCGAGCTCGCACCGCTAAAAGGAAAAGGGTATTTCGTTTTTCATGACGCCTATGGCTATTACGAAAAACACTACGGCCTGACCCCGCTGGGGCATTTTACCGTCAACCCTGAAATTCAGCCTGGTGCGCAGCGTTTACATGAAATCAGAACACAGTTGGTTGAGCAAAAAGCGACGTGCGTTTTTGCTGAGCCACAGTTCAGGCCAGCGGTCGTAGAAGCCGTGGCCAGGGGAACATCCGTGCGCATGGGAACCCTTGACCCGCTAGGTACGAACATCCAGTTGAGCAAAGCGAGCTATTCGCAGTTCCTCAGCCAACTGGCGAATCAGTATGCGAGCTGCCTGAAAGGAGATTAA
- the znuC gene encoding zinc ABC transporter ATP-binding protein ZnuC: protein MTTLVSLENVSVSFGQRRVLSDVSLDLKPGKILTLLGPNGAGKSTLVRVVLGLVALDEGVIKREDKLRIGYVPQKLHLDATLPLTVSRFLRLRPGTRKADILPALKRVQAGHLVDAPLQKLSGGETQRVLLARALLSSPQLLVLDEPTQGVDVNGQVALYDLIDQLRRELDCAVLMVSHDLHLVMAKTDEVLCLNHHICCSGTPEVVSMHPEFISMFGPRGAEQLGIYRHHHNHRHDLQGRIVLRRGNGHS, encoded by the coding sequence ATGACGACTTTGGTTTCTCTTGAAAATGTGTCGGTATCATTCGGTCAGCGCCGCGTCCTTTCTGACGTGTCACTGGATCTAAAACCCGGCAAAATTCTTACGCTGCTTGGCCCTAATGGCGCAGGCAAATCTACGCTCGTGCGCGTGGTACTGGGTCTGGTGGCCCTCGATGAAGGTGTTATCAAACGTGAAGATAAACTGCGTATCGGCTATGTGCCGCAAAAATTACACCTGGACGCCACGCTGCCGCTGACGGTCAGTCGCTTTCTGCGTCTGCGCCCGGGTACCCGTAAGGCCGATATCCTCCCGGCGCTGAAACGCGTACAGGCAGGCCATCTTGTCGACGCCCCTTTACAAAAGCTTTCTGGCGGTGAAACCCAGCGCGTGTTGCTTGCCCGCGCACTGTTGAGCAGCCCGCAGCTGCTGGTACTGGATGAACCCACCCAGGGTGTGGACGTGAACGGTCAGGTTGCGCTTTATGATTTGATCGACCAGCTACGTCGTGAGCTTGATTGCGCGGTGTTAATGGTCTCTCACGATCTGCATCTGGTGATGGCGAAAACTGACGAAGTGCTATGTCTGAATCATCACATCTGCTGCTCCGGCACGCCGGAAGTGGTCTCGATGCACCCGGAATTCATCTCAATGTTCGGCCCGCGTGGTGCTGAACAGCTGGGGATTTACCGCCATCATCATAACCACCGCCATGATTTACAGGGACGAATTGTCCTGCGCCGGGGAAACGGACACTCATGA
- the znuB gene encoding zinc ABC transporter permease subunit ZnuB, translated as MIELLLPGWLAGIMLACAAGPLGSFVVWRRMSYFGDTLAHASLLGVAFGLLLDVNPFYAVIVVTLLLAAGLVWLEKRPHLAIDTLLGIMAHSALSLGLVVVSLMSNIRVDLMAYLFGDLLAVTPEDLISIAIGVVVVLAILLWQWRNLLAMTVSPDLAFVDGVKLQRVKLLLMLVTALTIGVAMKFVGALIITSLLIIPAATARRFARTPEQMAGVAVIIGMIAVTGGLTFSAFYDTPAGPSVVLCAAALFIFSMMKKTAQ; from the coding sequence ATGATTGAACTGTTACTGCCCGGCTGGCTGGCCGGGATTATGCTTGCCTGCGCCGCGGGCCCGCTGGGCTCGTTTGTGGTGTGGCGCAGAATGTCCTATTTCGGCGATACGCTGGCCCATGCTTCTCTGTTAGGTGTGGCTTTTGGCCTGTTACTGGACGTCAATCCTTTCTACGCGGTGATTGTGGTCACGCTGCTGCTGGCGGCCGGTCTGGTCTGGCTGGAGAAACGCCCTCATCTTGCGATAGACACGTTGCTTGGCATTATGGCGCACAGTGCCCTCTCTCTCGGCCTGGTGGTCGTCAGTTTGATGTCGAATATCCGCGTTGACCTGATGGCATACCTGTTTGGTGACCTGCTGGCCGTGACGCCGGAAGACCTCATCTCTATCGCCATCGGCGTGGTGGTGGTGCTCGCTATTCTGCTCTGGCAGTGGCGTAATTTGCTGGCGATGACCGTCAGCCCGGACCTGGCGTTTGTCGACGGTGTGAAGCTGCAGCGCGTGAAGCTGCTGCTGATGCTGGTGACGGCATTAACCATCGGCGTGGCGATGAAGTTCGTCGGTGCGCTGATTATCACGTCGCTGCTGATCATCCCTGCGGCAACCGCGCGTCGTTTCGCTCGTACGCCTGAGCAGATGGCCGGTGTGGCCGTTATTATCGGGATGATTGCGGTAACGGGTGGGTTAACCTTCTCGGCGTTCTACGACACGCCAGCGGGGCCGTCAGTGGTGCTGTGTGCGGCGGCGCTGTTTATCTTCAGTATGATGAAAAAGACCGCGCAGTAG